A genomic stretch from Barnesiella intestinihominis YIT 11860 includes:
- the cdaA gene encoding diadenylate cyclase CdaA encodes MFSFGIKDIIDILIVALLLYTLYKMMKESGTISIFTGVLAFVGVWIVVTQILDMRLIGSIMDKFMSVGLLILVILFQDEIKRFLVQLGSHKRWRFFFNFFLKHKDTGEKPYIMPIVHACMNMSKTKTGALIVIEQGVSLDNYKNTGDTINANVNARLIENIFFKNSPLHDGAMIIADDRIASAACILPVSHNTRIPKSMGLRHRSALGITEVTDALAVVVSEETGNISLAHNGKITTKISGKDLERMLAQESID; translated from the coding sequence ATGTTTTCATTCGGCATAAAAGATATTATCGACATACTCATCGTAGCCCTGCTTCTGTACACTCTTTACAAAATGATGAAAGAGTCGGGAACAATAAGCATATTCACCGGCGTATTAGCATTCGTGGGAGTATGGATCGTTGTAACGCAAATTCTCGACATGCGTCTCATCGGGTCTATCATGGACAAATTTATGAGTGTAGGTCTCCTTATACTCGTTATTTTGTTTCAAGATGAAATCAAGCGCTTTCTCGTACAACTCGGGTCGCACAAACGATGGAGATTCTTTTTCAATTTCTTCCTTAAACACAAAGATACCGGAGAAAAGCCCTATATCATGCCCATCGTACATGCCTGTATGAATATGTCCAAGACAAAAACCGGAGCCCTGATAGTCATCGAGCAAGGAGTTTCACTCGATAATTACAAAAATACCGGCGACACGATCAACGCAAATGTAAATGCAAGGCTCATCGAGAATATATTTTTCAAAAATAGTCCTTTACACGACGGAGCCATGATTATCGCCGATGATCGAATAGCCTCGGCAGCTTGCATATTACCGGTCTCGCACAATACGAGAATACCCAAATCGATGGGGCTAAGACATCGGTCGGCATTAGGTATAACCGAAGTAACCGATGCCCTTGCCGTCGTCGTATCGGAAGAAACGGGAAATATCTCTTTGGCTCACAATGGAAAAATAACGACCAAAATCTCAGGGAAGGACCTCGAACGTATGCTGGCACAAGAATCTATTGATTGA